A single window of Salvia splendens isolate huo1 chromosome 6, SspV2, whole genome shotgun sequence DNA harbors:
- the LOC121807381 gene encoding activating signal cointegrator 1 complex subunit 2 homolog has product MVRSSAFTAATCITPEESSYSQGVITTVENSMKKHTDNVTRFLEGISSRLSQLELYCYNLDKSIGEMHSDWVRDCGESDSKLRSLEKHIQEVHRSVQILRDKQELSDTQKELAKLQLAQRESGLGSNKQPNEERTLTPTSEPKNANNSSEFQEQQLVLALPNQICPQPSLPALLVEHQQPSVAPQSSMPPQSISQVQAHYMNPQQMANIPPQSQPSQTQYTPIQSQGQDLSRMAPQPSQPQGNMGSQVQLLPPYQQQWSQQQLQQPIQPNQQPAMQPQIRASSPMLFSSYLPGQPNQSPVEMPPGSIHLQMSFSGASRPGSAGSDGMPCWYNTACKTMRQQPPKLKNGYAPQSGEGGYTSGGPRPQLPPGNTYVVFNGEPGRTHHHPPQPQFQQGSYPPQQSHPPRVPSNSAMVPPQPMRTHPYNELIEKLVSMGYRGEHVLSIIQRLEESGQAVDFNAVLDRFNGHSSGSHRGW; this is encoded by the exons ATGGTGAGATCATCTGCTTTTACAGCCGCAACTTGCATTACCCCTGAAGAATCTTCTTATAGTCAAGGTGTCATCACTACTGTTGAAAACAGCATGAAGAAACACACTGATAATGTCACGCGTTTTCTTGAGGGAATTAGTTCACGGTTGTCACAGTTGGAATTATATTGCTATAATCTGGACAAATCGATTGGAGAAATGCATTCTGACTGGGTTCGTGATTGTGGAGAGTCGGATTCAAAGCTCAGATCTCTGGAAAAACATATTCAAGAG GTACACAGATCCGTGCAGATCTTAAGAGATAAGCAGGAACTTTCAGATACTCAGAAGGAATTAGCAAAACTTCAGCTTGCACAAAGGGAATCTGGTTTGGGTAGTAATAAACAACCTAATGAGGAGAGAACTTTAACACCCACTTCTGAGCCCAAAAATGCCAATAACTCTTCAGAATTTCAAGAACAGCAGTTGGTACTTGCACTACCTAACCAAATATGCCCACAGCCCTCCCTACCCGCTCTGCTGGTTGAGCATCAGCAGCCCTCAGTCGCGCCCCAATCATCGATGCCTCCCCAAAGTATATCGCAAGTACAGGCGCATTACATGAATCCCCAACAGATGGCCAATATTCCACCCCAATCCCAACCATCTCAGACTCAGTACACACCGATACAATCTCAAGGTCAAGATCTCTCGAGGATGGCACCCCAGCCATCCCAACCACAGGGAAACATGGGCTCACAAGTTCAGTTGTTACCTCCTTATCAACAGCAGTGGTCCCAGCAGCAGCTACAGCAGCCCATTCAGCCCAACCAACAGCCGGCTATGCAACCACAGATTCGAGCCTCCTCTCCGATGCTTTTTTCTTCCTATCTGCCAGGTCAGCCGAATCAGTCACCTGTTGAAATGCCTCCTGGTAGCATACACTTGCAGATGTCATTCAGCGGAGCATCTCGTCCTGGTTCAGCAGGTTCTGATGGAATGCCTTGCTGGTACAACACTGCTTGCAAAACAATGCGACAACAACCTCCAAAGCTCAAGAACGGGTATGCACCGCAATCAGGGGAAGGTGGTTACACGTCTGGTGGGCCTCGCCCACAGCTTCCGCCTGGGAATACTTATGTGGTCTTCAATGGCGAGCCAGGAAGAACAcatcaccaccccccacagCCTCAGTTCCAACAAGGTAGTTACCCTCCTCAGCAGAGCCACCCACCCCGTGTTCCCAGCAATAGTGCAATGGTTCCCCCACAGCCCATGCGCACCCATCCTTACAACGAGTTGATCGAGAAGCTGGTGAGCATGGGTTACAGAGGTGAGCATGTCCTCAGCATCATCCAGAGGCTGGAAGAAAGTGGCCAGGCCGTCGATTTCAATGCAGTGCTCGATAGGTTTAACGGACACTCTTCAGGCTCTCATAGAGGATGGTGA
- the LOC121808706 gene encoding LOW QUALITY PROTEIN: taxane 13-alpha-hydroxylase-like (The sequence of the model RefSeq protein was modified relative to this genomic sequence to represent the inferred CDS: inserted 1 base in 1 codon): protein MESTMIIPWVLAFVPLIILMMKKINGQRRLPPGSLGIPLIGQTLELSKAMRSDTADEWLQERARKYGPISKMNIFGKPTVFLSGQAYNKLVFSSDGKTLSSKQPASVSRLMGERNLFQXDGEDHRRLRGAILSFLKPEALKQYVGLMDNEIRLHITQHWHPDHVISVEPLMKTLTFNMICTLLFGVERGERRDTLVRLFQQVIEGTFALPLNLPFTRFNRSIRARSEVGAIIREVIREKRAKLETGEKGHDLITSLLTMCDQDGLPLLSDQEIEDNCTVAMVAGYDTTSGLLTYLVKLIAEHPNVYQLLLQEQEEIARGKKEASDPLTWEDIGKMKYTWRVGTEALRMYPPILFVFKTVVQDIEVGGYVIPKGWQVLWTTCITHLDGSIYPDPLKFNPSRFEDQAAMPPHTFIPFGGGARLCPGNEFARIETLAMIHYLVTRFTWKLCLIENTVSREPMPIFKQGLPIHIYSR, encoded by the exons ATGGAGTCGACAATGATTATACCGTGGGTGCTGGCGTTTGTGCCTCTGATTATattgatgatgaagaagataaATGGGCAGAGAAGGCTCCCACCGGGGTCGTTAGGAATCCCGTTAATCGGGCAAACCCTGGAGCTTTCGAAGGCGATGCGATCTGATACAGCTGATGAGTGGTTGCAAGAAAGGGCCCGAAAATATGGGCCGATTTCGAAGATGAATATATTCGGAAAGCCAACAGTGTTCCTATCGGGCCAAGCTTACAACAAGTTGGTATTCAGCAGCGACGGGAAGACGCTCTCCAGCAAGCAGCCGGCGTCGGTGAGCCGGCTGATGGGCGAGAGGAATTTGTTTC ACGATGGCGAAGATCACCGCCGGTTGAGGGGAGCAATCCTTTCCTTCTTGAAGCCAGAAGCCCTCAAACAGTACGTGGGGCTGATGGACAACGAGATCAGGTTGCACATCACCCAACATTGGCATCCCGATCATGTTATCTCG GTGGAACCGCTGATGAAGACGCTCACATTCAATATGATTTGCACGCTTCTGTTTGGAGTGGAGAGAGGTGAGAGAAGAGACACCCTGGTGCGTCTCTTCCAACAAGTGATAGAGGGTACGTTTGCTTTGCCGTTAAATCTCCCCTTTACGCGCTTCAACAGAAGCATACGGGCGAGGTCGGAAGTTGGAGCCATAATAAGGGAAGTGATACGCGAGAAGAGAGCGAAACTTGAGACAGGAGAAAAGGGGCACGACCTCATCACCAGCTTGCTCACCATGTGCGATCAAGACGGCTTACCGCTCTTGTCTGACCAGGAAATCGAGGACAACTGCACAGTGGCGATGGTCGCCGGATATGACACCACCTCCGGGCTTCTCACCTACTTAGTCAAACTCATAGCTGAACACCCCAATGTTTATCAACTTCTCCTCCAAG AGCAAGAAGAGATTGCACGAGGGAAGAAGGAGGCAAGTGATCCTCTAACTTGGGAAGATATTGGTAAGATGAAGTACACGTGGAGAGTTGGGACGGAGGCGCTCAGGATGTATCCACCAATATTATTCGTGTTCAAGACAGTGGTTCAAGATATTGAAGTAGGAGGATATGTTATTCCTAAAGGATGGCAGGTGCTTTGGACAACATGCATAACGCATTTGGATGGATCCATATACCCGGATCCACTCAAGTTCAACCCCTCGCGTTTCGAAGATCAAGCAGCGATGCCACCTCATACCTTCATACCGTTTGGAGGAGGTGCGAGGCTTTGCCCCGGAAACGAATTTGCAAGAATAGAGACGTTGGCAATGATTCATTACTTGGTCACTCGCTTTACTTGGAAGCTCTGTTTGATAGAGAATACGGTCAGCAGAGAACCCATGCCCATTTTCAAACAAGGCCTACCCATACACATTTACAGCAGATAA